CATGTATTTTTATGACCTGATTCgatgttttacataaaatttaatttatttcaggCAGGTAAACTGTTTGGTATTCCGAGAAGTACAATGTTTCGACTGGTTGACAAATACGGACGCATCAAGAACAATTGTTTCATGGCACCAGTTAATCCGCAGATGACGTCATCAGGCTCATTCGACCAGCAGCACCTGGATGTAGGACAGTCTGACTCACGTGATCACCAGTATGTATTATCGACCAATGAACATTCATCTGAAAATCTTGtaaaacaggaagtacgtcattaCGAAGACACTCCGTCAGTAAGCAGTAGCGGAAGTGTACGTTTGCCGACATTAAGTCCGGAGTTCTCGAAAATAAGTCCAGAAATAAGACATCACGATCAGATTCCAACAGTTGTGAAATGAGCAAGCACATGACACATTCACTAAATAGTCTGTTTCCTAAAATATGTGAGTGCGCGCGCATCTCTGAATAATGGCGgttttaattaaatgatttttatgtttCCGAAATGTCATTCTCCCATTATATTGCTTAATGACAATGGCTTTTAATTCCCATGAATATGATTATCATCATCTGCGTGTTATATGAATCCATGAACCGTGTTCTTAAAATTTCCCAAAGAtcgattttatttttgtaaaaaaatatctgTCCCTTGTGGTGTTTTCTAGAATTCCCTAATTCCCTAAATTTTTGTAATGTCCGATTACTTAATATTATATTCCCACAATATTCCTAATGGTCAAATTTTCATAATACCC
This DNA window, taken from Mercenaria mercenaria strain notata chromosome 19, MADL_Memer_1, whole genome shotgun sequence, encodes the following:
- the LOC123541781 gene encoding uncharacterized protein LOC123541781: MKAIQAVREGTNRFRAGKLFGIPRSTMFRLVDKYGRIKNNCFMAPVNPQMTSSGSFDQQHLDVGQSDSRDHQYVLSTNEHSSENLVKQEVRHYEDTPSVSSSGSVRLPTLSPEFSKISPEIRHHDQIPTVVK